In Amycolatopsis methanolica 239, a single genomic region encodes these proteins:
- the mraY gene encoding phospho-N-acetylmuramoyl-pentapeptide-transferase, whose product MISILIAAAIGLLVSILLTPYLIRVFSRQGFGQEIREEGPQGHKSKRGTPTMGGVAIIIAMVVGYFAAHLMNWIGSGSSANDGPSASGLLVLFLAVGLGVVGFLDDFIKIRKQRNLGLNKTAKLVGQLVVAVAFGILALQFADRYGLTPASRNLSYVRDLALITFPAVIFVIFCYVVISGWSNAVNFTDGLDGLAGGTSAMVLATYVVIAFWQARLSCVVTPQAACYDVRDPLDLAVVAAAAAGACVGFLWWNAAPAKIFMGDTGSLALGGLVAGLSITTRTELLAIVIGGLFMVEMISVVLQIAVFRTTRRRLFRMAPFHHHFELAGWAETTVIIRFWLLAAICCMFGLGLFYSEQLGAGG is encoded by the coding sequence GTGATCAGCATTCTGATCGCGGCCGCGATCGGTCTCCTGGTCTCCATCCTGCTCACGCCCTACCTCATCCGGGTGTTCTCCCGGCAGGGCTTCGGCCAGGAGATCCGCGAGGAGGGCCCGCAGGGCCACAAGTCCAAGCGCGGCACGCCCACGATGGGCGGGGTCGCGATCATCATCGCGATGGTGGTCGGCTACTTCGCCGCGCACCTGATGAACTGGATCGGCTCCGGCAGCTCCGCGAACGACGGCCCGTCCGCGTCCGGCCTGCTGGTGCTGTTCCTCGCGGTCGGCCTCGGCGTGGTGGGGTTCCTCGACGACTTCATCAAGATCCGCAAGCAGCGCAACCTGGGGCTGAACAAGACCGCGAAGCTGGTCGGCCAGCTCGTGGTCGCGGTCGCCTTCGGCATCCTGGCGCTGCAGTTCGCCGACCGCTACGGCCTCACCCCGGCCTCGCGGAACCTCAGCTACGTGCGTGACCTCGCGCTGATCACCTTCCCCGCGGTGATCTTCGTGATCTTCTGCTACGTGGTCATCTCCGGCTGGTCGAACGCGGTGAACTTCACCGACGGCCTGGACGGCTTGGCCGGCGGCACCTCGGCGATGGTGCTCGCCACCTACGTGGTGATCGCGTTCTGGCAGGCCCGCCTGTCCTGCGTGGTGACCCCGCAGGCCGCCTGCTACGACGTGCGCGACCCGCTGGACCTGGCCGTGGTCGCGGCCGCCGCGGCCGGGGCCTGCGTCGGCTTCCTGTGGTGGAACGCCGCGCCCGCGAAGATCTTCATGGGCGACACCGGTTCGCTGGCGCTGGGCGGCCTGGTCGCGGGCCTGTCCATCACCACCCGCACCGAGCTGCTCGCCATCGTCATCGGCGGCCTGTTCATGGTCGAGATGATCTCGGTGGTGCTGCAGATCGCGGTGTTCCGCACGACGCGCCGCCGCCTGTTCCGGATGGCGCCGTTCCACCACCACTTCGAGCTGGCCGGCTGGGCCGAAACCACGGTGATCATCCGGTTCTGGCTGCTCGCGGCCATCTGCTGCATGTTCGGCCTCGGCCTCTTCTACTCCGAACAGCTGGGCGCGGGAGGCTGA
- a CDS encoding OsmC family peroxiredoxin, translated as MPSRDATTHWEGGLQNGKGHVTLDSSNAGQFDVSFPTRAGNPEGQTSPEELIAAAHSSCLAMNLSGVLESQNLRADSIDVSAEVTLGPAAGGGFEISGIAITLRASVPGVDAAKFAELAKTAEQTCPVSKALAGTTITLDAALD; from the coding sequence ATGCCCAGTCGCGACGCCACCACCCACTGGGAAGGCGGCCTGCAGAACGGCAAGGGCCACGTCACGCTCGACTCGTCGAACGCAGGCCAGTTCGACGTGTCGTTCCCGACCCGCGCGGGCAACCCGGAGGGCCAGACCAGCCCGGAGGAACTCATCGCCGCCGCGCACTCGTCGTGCCTGGCGATGAACCTGTCCGGCGTACTGGAATCGCAGAACCTGCGCGCCGACTCCATCGACGTCAGCGCCGAGGTCACGCTCGGCCCGGCCGCGGGCGGCGGCTTCGAGATCAGCGGCATCGCGATCACCCTGCGCGCCAGCGTGCCCGGCGTGGACGCGGCGAAGTTCGCCGAGCTGGCGAAGACGGCCGAGCAGACCTGCCCGGTGTCGAAGGCCCTGGCCGGCACGACGATCACGCTGGACGCGGCGCTCGACTGA
- the murG gene encoding undecaprenyldiphospho-muramoylpentapeptide beta-N-acetylglucosaminyltransferase, with protein MSKAVTGVAPTVVVAGGGTAGHIEPALALADAVRRLRPDATVVALGTSRGLENKLVPARGYPLELIPPVPLPRKPTTDLLRLPLKIRDSVKQTREVLDRVGADVVVGFGGYVSLPAYFAARGRVPIVVHEANQSPGLANRVGARFAKRVAVAVPGTPLPGAEVVGIPLRRSITSLDRVALRAEARAHFGLDPDAPTLLVFGGSQGAQSINNAVSGAAKELAEAGIGVLHAHGPKNSLVVQEFPGRPPYVPVPYLERMDLAYAAADVVLCRSGAMTAAEVSAVGLPAVFVPLPHGNGEQAINARPAVDAGAALLVPDADLTPAKVAELVVPLVTDAARVARMGSAAVGLGHREADEVLARIVLEVCGK; from the coding sequence GTGAGCAAGGCGGTTACCGGCGTGGCTCCCACCGTGGTGGTGGCGGGCGGCGGCACGGCCGGACACATCGAACCCGCGCTGGCGCTGGCCGACGCCGTGCGGCGGCTGCGGCCGGACGCCACGGTGGTCGCACTCGGCACGTCCCGCGGGCTGGAGAACAAGCTGGTCCCGGCGCGCGGATACCCGCTGGAGCTGATCCCGCCGGTGCCGCTGCCGCGCAAGCCGACCACCGATCTGCTGCGGCTGCCGCTGAAGATCCGCGACTCGGTGAAGCAGACGCGCGAGGTGCTGGACCGGGTCGGCGCGGACGTCGTGGTCGGGTTCGGCGGTTACGTGTCGCTGCCGGCGTACTTCGCCGCGCGCGGCCGGGTGCCGATCGTGGTGCACGAGGCCAACCAGTCGCCGGGTCTGGCCAACCGGGTCGGCGCGCGCTTCGCGAAGCGGGTCGCGGTCGCGGTGCCGGGCACGCCGCTGCCGGGCGCGGAGGTCGTGGGCATCCCGCTGCGGCGGTCGATCACCTCGCTGGACCGGGTGGCGCTGCGGGCGGAGGCCCGCGCGCACTTCGGGCTCGACCCGGACGCGCCGACGCTGCTGGTGTTCGGCGGTTCGCAGGGCGCCCAGTCGATCAACAACGCGGTGTCCGGCGCGGCCAAGGAGCTGGCCGAGGCCGGGATCGGCGTGCTGCACGCGCACGGTCCGAAGAACAGCCTGGTCGTGCAGGAGTTCCCGGGCCGCCCGCCGTACGTGCCGGTGCCCTACCTGGAGCGGATGGACCTGGCCTACGCGGCGGCCGACGTGGTGCTGTGCCGGTCCGGCGCGATGACCGCGGCCGAGGTGTCCGCGGTCGGGCTGCCCGCGGTGTTCGTGCCGCTGCCGCACGGCAACGGCGAGCAGGCGATCAACGCCAGGCCCGCGGTGGATGCCGGCGCGGCGCTGCTGGTGCCCGACGCCGACCTGACCCCGGCGAAGGTGGCCGAGCTGGTCGTCCCGCTGGTCACCGACGCCGCCCGGGTCGCTCGGATGGGGTCGGCGGCGGTCGGGCTCGGCCACCGCGAGGCTGACGAGGTGCTGGCGCGGATCGTCCTGGAGGTGTGCGGAAAGTGA
- a CDS encoding UDP-N-acetylmuramoyl-tripeptide--D-alanyl-D-alanine ligase codes for MIPLTLEQIAAVTGGRLHRTDGRETVTGSVEFDSRRLTPGGLFVALPGEKVDGHAFAGKAMESGAAGVLAAREVDARAVIVPPLPPGQAHERALALTGDKDGSGAAVLAALAKLARHVVIELSRGGLAVVGVTGSSGKTSTKDLIAQLLEPMGETVAPPGSFNNELGHPWTALRADERTRHLVLEMSARGPGHIAHLAEVAPPRIGAVLNVGSAHVGEFGSREAIAKTKGELVEALPSVDEGGVAVLNLDDPLVAAMASRTTARVVGVGEHPDAQVRAEDITLDEQARASFRLITPAGEAPVTLSLYGEHHVGNALTAAAIALELGATVEQVAQRLSAAQRRSARRMEVTTRADGVVVMNDSYNANPESMRAALKTLASASRGKRSWAVLGVMGELGADSVSAHDEIGRLAVRLNISRLVVVGDEAAAMHQGASHEGSWGEESVLVPDAAAAIDLLREQLEPGDVVLVKASKVAELWLVADALLKEGVA; via the coding sequence TTGATCCCGCTGACCCTGGAGCAGATCGCCGCCGTCACCGGCGGGCGGCTGCACCGCACCGACGGACGCGAGACGGTCACCGGCAGCGTCGAGTTCGACTCGCGCCGCCTCACCCCGGGCGGGCTGTTCGTCGCCCTGCCCGGCGAGAAGGTCGACGGGCACGCCTTCGCCGGCAAGGCGATGGAGAGCGGCGCCGCCGGCGTACTGGCCGCGCGCGAGGTCGACGCCCGCGCGGTGATCGTGCCGCCGCTGCCGCCCGGCCAGGCGCACGAGCGCGCGCTGGCGCTGACCGGCGACAAGGACGGCTCCGGCGCCGCCGTGCTGGCCGCGCTGGCCAAGCTGGCCCGGCACGTGGTGATCGAGCTGTCCCGCGGCGGGCTCGCCGTCGTCGGGGTCACCGGCTCCTCCGGCAAGACCTCCACCAAGGACCTCATCGCGCAGCTGCTGGAGCCGATGGGCGAGACGGTCGCGCCGCCCGGATCGTTCAACAACGAGCTGGGCCACCCGTGGACCGCGCTGCGCGCCGACGAGCGCACCCGCCACCTGGTGCTGGAGATGTCCGCCCGCGGCCCAGGCCACATCGCGCACCTCGCGGAGGTCGCCCCGCCGCGCATCGGCGCGGTGCTCAACGTGGGCAGCGCCCACGTCGGCGAGTTCGGCTCGCGCGAGGCGATCGCCAAGACCAAGGGCGAGCTGGTCGAGGCCCTGCCGTCGGTGGACGAGGGCGGGGTCGCGGTCCTCAACCTGGACGACCCGCTGGTCGCGGCGATGGCGAGCCGCACGACGGCCCGCGTCGTCGGTGTCGGCGAGCACCCGGACGCGCAGGTGCGCGCCGAGGACATCACCCTCGACGAGCAGGCCCGCGCCTCCTTCCGGCTCATCACTCCCGCCGGGGAGGCGCCGGTGACGCTGTCGCTGTACGGCGAGCACCACGTCGGCAACGCGCTCACGGCCGCCGCGATCGCGCTCGAACTGGGCGCGACCGTCGAGCAGGTCGCGCAGCGCCTGTCGGCCGCCCAGCGCCGCTCCGCGCGCCGCATGGAGGTCACCACCAGGGCCGACGGCGTCGTGGTCATGAACGACTCCTACAACGCCAACCCGGAGTCGATGCGCGCCGCGCTCAAGACACTGGCCTCGGCCAGCCGCGGCAAGCGGTCTTGGGCGGTCCTCGGTGTGATGGGCGAACTCGGTGCCGATAGCGTGTCCGCGCACGACGAGATCGGCCGCCTCGCGGTCCGGCTCAACATCAGCAGGCTCGTGGTGGTCGGAGACGAGGCCGCCGCGATGCACCAGGGCGCCAGCCACGAGGGTTCGTGGGGTGAGGAGTCCGTGCTGGTGCCCGACGCCGCCGCCGCGATCGACCTCCTGCGCGAGCAGCTGGAACCCGGTGACGTCGTGCTCGTGAAGGCTTCGAAGGTCGCCGAGCTCTGGCTCGTCGCTGACGCACTGCTCAAGGAAGGTGTTGCGTGA
- the ftsW gene encoding putative lipid II flippase FtsW: protein MTVVEDKEQDSAPRRRDRGDRQSPARATFTALTAWLSRPLADFHLVLALTGLLTSIGIVMVLSASSVASVDPDTGSGVYSLFKKHLIFVLTGSVVFWVALRMPLKRTRALSSMAVVVCLAMLALVLTPLGSAGGGAQRWFVVGGFSVQPVEFTKVAFALWGAHVLVTKYHVLHQWRHLMVPVVPVALLMFALVMAQPNLSGTITLGVVLLSLLWFAGAPKRLFAVILAGGVAGAVVLALTASYRMSRVMSFLSPGSDTSGAAYQATQAKYALADGGLFGKGLGQGPSKWSYLPNVQNDFIFAVIGEELGFIGCIVVIGLFVGLAIVGLRIAMRNLDPWIRITAGTLTVFTVSQAGINIGYVVGLLPVTGVTLPLISAGGTSIWVTMFLMGLLANAARHEPESVAALRSQGPGKFGRLLRLPAPEVYRPPARRRGSGRPAPRGDRPSGRGARSAQAPERRRSTPARRGSSVRRGT from the coding sequence ATGACGGTCGTTGAGGACAAGGAGCAGGACAGCGCGCCACGCAGACGGGACCGGGGCGACCGGCAGAGCCCGGCGCGCGCGACGTTCACCGCGCTGACCGCGTGGCTGTCCCGTCCGCTGGCCGACTTCCACCTGGTGCTGGCCCTGACCGGCCTGCTGACGTCGATCGGCATCGTGATGGTGCTGTCGGCGTCCTCGGTGGCCTCGGTCGACCCGGACACCGGCTCGGGCGTGTACTCGCTGTTCAAGAAGCACCTGATCTTCGTGCTCACCGGGTCGGTCGTGTTCTGGGTGGCGCTGCGGATGCCGCTGAAGCGGACCCGCGCGCTGTCCTCCATGGCCGTGGTGGTGTGCCTGGCGATGCTGGCGCTGGTGCTGACGCCGCTCGGTTCGGCGGGCGGCGGCGCCCAGCGGTGGTTCGTGGTGGGCGGCTTCTCGGTGCAGCCGGTCGAGTTCACCAAGGTCGCCTTCGCGCTGTGGGGGGCGCACGTGCTGGTCACCAAGTACCACGTGCTGCACCAGTGGCGGCACCTGATGGTGCCGGTGGTGCCGGTCGCGCTGCTGATGTTCGCGCTGGTCATGGCACAGCCCAACCTGTCCGGCACGATCACGCTCGGCGTGGTGCTGCTGTCGCTGCTGTGGTTCGCCGGCGCGCCCAAGCGGCTGTTCGCGGTGATCCTGGCCGGCGGCGTCGCCGGGGCAGTGGTGCTGGCGCTGACCGCGTCCTACCGCATGTCGCGGGTGATGTCGTTCCTGTCGCCGGGCTCGGACACCAGCGGCGCCGCGTACCAGGCCACGCAGGCCAAGTACGCGCTGGCCGACGGCGGCCTGTTCGGCAAGGGCCTCGGGCAGGGGCCGTCGAAGTGGTCCTACCTGCCCAACGTGCAGAACGACTTCATCTTCGCGGTGATCGGCGAGGAGCTCGGGTTCATCGGCTGCATCGTGGTCATCGGCCTGTTCGTCGGGCTCGCGATCGTGGGCCTGCGCATCGCCATGCGTAACCTGGACCCGTGGATCCGGATCACCGCCGGCACGCTGACGGTGTTCACGGTGTCGCAGGCCGGGATCAACATCGGCTACGTGGTCGGGCTGCTGCCCGTCACCGGCGTGACGCTGCCGCTGATCTCGGCGGGCGGCACGTCCATCTGGGTCACCATGTTCCTGATGGGCCTGCTGGCCAACGCCGCCCGGCACGAGCCGGAGTCGGTCGCGGCGCTGCGGTCGCAGGGGCCGGGCAAGTTCGGCCGCCTCCTGCGCCTGCCCGCCCCCGAGGTCTACCGGCCGCCGGCGCGGCGGCGGGGGAGCGGCCGTCCGGCACCCCGCGGTGACCGGCCATCGGGCCGCGGGGCACGATCGGCGCAGGCGCCCGAGCGCCGGCGCTCGACGCCGGCCAGACGGGGAAGTTCAGTGCGGAGAGGGACGTAG
- the murC gene encoding UDP-N-acetylmuramate--L-alanine ligase: MSDVPAELSRAHLIGIGGAGMSGIARILLARGARVSGSDAKDSRAFLTLRAQGAEIGIGQRPENLDALPGGPSAVVVSTAIKESNPELVAARERGIPVLHRAQALALLMAGHRVACIAGTHGKTSTTSMLTVALQHCRLDPSFAIGGDLNESGANAHHGEGGLFVAEADESDGSFLSYSPSVAVVTNVEPDHLDHHGTAEAYTAVFTQFTRRIEPGGLLIVCADDEAANALGDHAAAAGVRVRRYGRSVTDPGDAKVLDYRPADGGGIIRIALDGRETDVRVAVPGEHMAFNAVAALLAGLELGAPLDGLSEGLAAFGGVRRRFEFKGRAGDVRVYDDYAHHPTEVAAQLRAVRHAAGSGRVVVVFQPHLYSRTKLFAAEFAEALGLADEVVLLNVYGAREEPEPGVSGTLIAEKITGAGVHYEPAFDRAVALAADLVKPGDLLVTMGAGDVTQLGPEILAELDRRAGG, from the coding sequence GTGAGCGACGTTCCCGCAGAGCTGAGCCGGGCCCACCTGATCGGGATCGGCGGCGCGGGCATGAGCGGCATCGCGCGGATCCTGCTGGCGCGCGGCGCCCGCGTGTCCGGCTCGGACGCCAAGGACTCCCGCGCGTTCCTGACGTTGCGCGCGCAGGGCGCCGAGATCGGCATCGGGCAGCGCCCGGAGAACCTGGACGCGCTGCCCGGCGGCCCGTCCGCGGTGGTCGTGTCGACCGCGATCAAGGAGAGCAACCCGGAGCTGGTGGCCGCCCGCGAGCGCGGCATCCCGGTGCTGCACCGGGCGCAGGCGCTGGCGCTGCTGATGGCCGGGCACCGGGTCGCCTGCATCGCGGGCACGCACGGCAAGACCTCGACCACGTCCATGCTCACCGTCGCGCTGCAGCACTGTCGGCTGGACCCGTCGTTCGCGATCGGGGGCGACCTCAACGAGTCCGGCGCGAACGCCCACCACGGCGAGGGCGGGCTGTTCGTGGCCGAGGCCGACGAGAGCGACGGGTCGTTCCTGAGCTACTCGCCGTCGGTGGCGGTGGTGACCAACGTCGAGCCGGACCACCTGGACCACCACGGCACCGCCGAGGCCTACACGGCCGTCTTCACGCAGTTCACGCGCCGGATCGAGCCGGGCGGCCTGCTGATCGTGTGCGCCGACGACGAGGCCGCGAACGCGCTGGGCGACCACGCGGCGGCCGCGGGCGTGCGGGTGCGCCGGTACGGCCGGTCGGTGACGGATCCGGGCGACGCCAAGGTGCTGGACTACCGGCCCGCCGACGGCGGCGGGATCATCCGGATCGCACTGGACGGCCGGGAGACCGACGTGCGGGTCGCGGTTCCGGGCGAGCACATGGCCTTCAACGCCGTGGCCGCCCTGCTGGCCGGGCTGGAGCTGGGCGCGCCGCTGGACGGGCTGTCCGAGGGGCTGGCCGCGTTCGGCGGGGTGCGGCGCCGGTTCGAGTTCAAGGGCCGCGCCGGCGACGTGCGGGTCTACGACGACTACGCCCACCACCCCACGGAGGTCGCCGCGCAGCTGCGCGCGGTGCGGCACGCGGCCGGGAGCGGCCGCGTGGTCGTGGTGTTCCAGCCGCACCTGTACTCGCGCACGAAGCTGTTCGCGGCGGAGTTCGCCGAGGCGCTGGGGCTGGCCGACGAGGTCGTGCTGCTGAATGTCTACGGCGCGCGGGAGGAGCCGGAGCCGGGTGTCAGCGGTACGTTGATCGCGGAGAAGATCACCGGCGCCGGGGTGCACTACGAGCCGGCGTTCGACCGGGCCGTGGCGCTGGCCGCGGATCTGGTCAAGCCCGGCGACCTGCTGGTCACCATGGGCGCGGGCGACGTGACGCAGCTGGGGCCGGAGATCCTGGCGGAGCTGGACCGGCGGGCCGGGGGCTAG
- a CDS encoding DinB family protein: MIRTEPAFDGGEREQLGAFLDFLREAVVLKCEGLTDEQARRSLVPSELTTIAGLVGHLTYVEHRWFEVVLAGRLSRWDEKLAADRDADFREALTIPLGDLVAAYRAQCAVSREIAAGLTPETLVSFRDGSVNLRYVLIHMVEETGRHVGHLDLLRELTDGRTGE; encoded by the coding sequence ATGATCAGAACGGAGCCGGCCTTCGACGGCGGCGAGCGCGAGCAACTCGGGGCCTTCCTGGACTTCCTGCGCGAGGCCGTCGTGCTCAAGTGCGAGGGCCTGACCGACGAGCAGGCCCGCCGCAGCCTCGTGCCGAGCGAGCTGACCACGATCGCCGGCCTGGTCGGCCACCTGACCTATGTGGAGCACCGCTGGTTCGAGGTGGTCCTCGCCGGCCGTCTCAGCCGGTGGGACGAGAAGCTGGCCGCCGACCGCGACGCGGACTTCCGCGAGGCGCTCACGATCCCGCTCGGGGACCTGGTGGCCGCTTACCGCGCGCAGTGCGCGGTAAGCCGCGAGATCGCCGCCGGGCTGACGCCGGAGACCCTCGTGTCCTTCCGGGACGGCTCGGTCAACCTGCGTTACGTGCTGATCCACATGGTGGAGGAGACTGGGCGGCACGTCGGGCACCTCGACCTGCTGCGTGAGCTGACCGACGGCCGGACCGGCGAATGA
- the murD gene encoding UDP-N-acetylmuramoyl-L-alanine--D-glutamate ligase: MFAGRNVLVAGAGVTGRSAVRALTERGARVTVTDGNAERLAELDGLGAELAPGLTEPPAGTDLVVTSPGWRPTAPLLVASAAAGIEVIGDVELAWRASRDLPNPATWLAVTGTNGKTTTVGMLESMLRAGGVHALACGNIGLPVLDAVFEGYEALAVELSSFQLHWSSTLAPHASVVLNLAEDHLDWHGTMESYAAAKGTIHAHSNVVVHNSDDPWSVRLAGEYAPAGAKRVGFRLDTPRPGELGLVEDLLIDRAYGPDPQHSADELISVSEVRPAGPHNLANALAAAALARAYGIDPAGVAKGLREFQPGAHRAVEVGEFGGVRYVNDSKATNPHAAAGSLLAHSSVVWIAGGQLKGAAVDELVEVVAGRLRGVVLMGADAPVIAAALARHAPDVPVHRVASGDDGAMNEAVSVASDLARPGDVVLLAPAGASLDMFRNYAHRGDAFADAVLARASGSADDGR, translated from the coding sequence GTGTTCGCCGGACGCAACGTGCTCGTCGCCGGCGCCGGGGTCACCGGGCGCTCGGCCGTGCGGGCCCTGACCGAGCGTGGCGCCCGGGTCACGGTCACCGACGGCAACGCCGAGCGGCTGGCCGAGCTGGACGGCCTGGGCGCCGAACTGGCCCCGGGCCTCACCGAACCGCCCGCCGGCACCGACCTGGTGGTCACCAGCCCCGGCTGGCGGCCGACCGCGCCGCTGCTGGTCGCCTCGGCCGCCGCAGGCATCGAGGTGATCGGCGACGTCGAGCTGGCCTGGCGCGCCTCCCGGGACCTGCCGAACCCGGCCACCTGGCTCGCCGTCACCGGCACCAACGGCAAGACCACGACGGTGGGCATGCTGGAGTCGATGCTGCGTGCCGGCGGAGTGCACGCGCTGGCCTGCGGCAACATCGGCCTGCCGGTGCTGGACGCGGTGTTCGAGGGTTACGAGGCGCTGGCGGTGGAGCTGTCCAGCTTCCAGCTGCACTGGTCCTCGACGCTCGCGCCGCACGCGTCGGTGGTGCTCAACCTCGCCGAGGACCACCTGGACTGGCACGGCACGATGGAGTCCTACGCCGCCGCGAAGGGCACCATCCACGCCCACTCGAACGTCGTCGTGCACAACTCGGACGATCCGTGGTCGGTGCGGCTGGCCGGCGAGTACGCCCCCGCCGGGGCGAAGCGCGTCGGGTTCCGGCTGGACACCCCGCGGCCGGGCGAGCTGGGCCTCGTCGAGGACCTGCTGATCGACCGCGCCTACGGCCCGGACCCGCAGCACTCCGCCGACGAGCTGATCTCGGTGAGCGAGGTGCGCCCGGCGGGCCCGCACAACCTCGCCAACGCCCTCGCCGCGGCCGCGCTGGCCCGCGCCTACGGCATCGACCCCGCGGGGGTCGCCAAGGGCCTGCGCGAGTTCCAGCCGGGCGCGCACCGAGCCGTCGAGGTGGGCGAGTTCGGCGGGGTCCGCTACGTCAACGACTCCAAGGCCACCAACCCGCACGCCGCGGCCGGGTCGCTGCTCGCGCACTCCAGCGTGGTGTGGATCGCGGGCGGGCAGCTCAAGGGCGCCGCGGTCGACGAGCTGGTCGAGGTGGTCGCCGGGCGGCTGCGTGGCGTGGTGCTGATGGGCGCCGACGCCCCGGTGATCGCCGCCGCTCTCGCGCGACACGCGCCGGATGTCCCCGTCCATCGGGTCGCCTCGGGTGACGATGGGGCCATGAACGAGGCGGTCTCGGTGGCCAGCGACCTGGCCCGGCCCGGTGACGTGGTGCTGCTGGCGCCCGCCGGAGCGTCCCTGGACATGTTCCGCAACTACGCCCATCGGGGTGACGCCTTCGCCGACGCGGTCCTGGCCCGTGCCTCGGGGTCTGCCGATGACGGTCGTTGA
- a CDS encoding cell division protein FtsQ/DivIB: MATRARSEERSRPSTRRSSSAVRSRRGRRPLTARRRTGTGVSRRRALRRRWVALLTVLTVAGLAYVVLFTSLLGVRSVEVHGANSVPGDQILAAAAVPDLKPMLLLDTDEIAARVTAIPGVATVDVSRSWPSTVDITVTERTPIGFTAAADGFHLVDSGGLDYKTVQNKPEGLPEVQVAAVAPDDPVTRSVVAVLATVPAPLKGQITVVRAKTPGGVEFTLAGGKTVRWGNAEKADRKAQVLNVLLTREGQVYDVASPELPTVS, translated from the coding sequence GTGGCGACGCGAGCGCGGAGCGAGGAGCGCAGCAGGCCGTCCACGCGGCGGTCGTCGTCGGCGGTGCGCAGCCGCCGGGGACGGCGCCCGCTGACGGCGCGGCGGCGCACCGGCACGGGCGTCTCGCGGCGCCGCGCGCTGCGGCGCCGCTGGGTGGCGTTGCTGACCGTGCTGACGGTGGCCGGCCTGGCGTACGTCGTGTTGTTCACGTCGCTGCTGGGCGTGCGGTCGGTGGAGGTGCACGGCGCGAACAGCGTGCCGGGGGACCAGATCCTGGCCGCTGCCGCGGTGCCCGACCTGAAGCCGATGCTGTTGCTGGACACCGACGAGATCGCCGCCCGCGTGACGGCGATCCCCGGGGTGGCCACTGTGGACGTCTCCAGGTCGTGGCCGTCCACTGTAGACATTACGGTGACGGAGCGGACGCCGATCGGCTTCACCGCGGCGGCCGACGGGTTCCACCTGGTCGATTCCGGCGGTCTGGACTACAAGACGGTGCAGAACAAGCCGGAGGGCCTGCCGGAGGTGCAGGTGGCGGCGGTTGCCCCGGACGACCCGGTGACGCGTTCGGTGGTGGCGGTGCTCGCGACGGTGCCCGCGCCGCTGAAGGGGCAGATCACCGTCGTGCGGGCCAAGACCCCGGGCGGCGTGGAGTTCACGCTGGCCGGCGGAAAGACCGTGCGCTGGGGGAACGCGGAGAAGGCGGACCGCAAGGCGCAGGTGCTGAACGTGCTGCTGACCCGCGAGGGGCAGGTCTACGACGTCGCGAGCCCCGAGCTGCCGACCGTCTCCTGA